From the Desulfobacterales bacterium genome, one window contains:
- a CDS encoding cobalamin-dependent protein (Presence of a B(12) (cobalamin)-binding domain implies dependence on cobalamin itself, in one of its several forms, or in some unusual lineages, dependence on a cobalamin-like analog.), translating into MKTLLIHTPKFNNFYKPIGDFIWLNYMPMGLLAIADHLAVNGVAVQVVHLGVEWVENRAFNVSELLRADDGINAVGLSLHWHHQAFDVIEVARCLKLTRPELFIFLGGDTASYFHEEIIREFPIVDAVIRGHGEAPALALVKALAGERNLARVPNLTWRDGAAVRQNEMTYVADTAAISRLSYTNFSLLRHWESYVRYVGLPFFFAKGFSKEKNRKLFSLGQSLFPVPIGRGCPFNCTWCGGSQVPQQRCVSHLKGFLYRDIGSVVQSVRAAMAAGYRIMQSAMDPEPQTQSYFISLWRALRKEGLFPSWMFECNGLPTDEFLAEFKRTFPDRESLIALSPECGNEALRLRHKGPGFTTNALLTKLSQMNAMGIATEVFFTYGLPGENERLLAETIALQRLIAKRFRCVRAIRTLSVEMEPGAPWQIDPERFGIVTDRRTFKDFYAAHADVNAGTFTSFGYYIPDYFETPLNPERPFQDFAARMQAIKCRKFCFIHPNPKKCGKSPWQGRLFCGVASRLMSLKPRNFSRPY; encoded by the coding sequence GTGAAAACCCTTTTAATCCATACCCCGAAATTTAATAATTTTTATAAACCGATCGGTGATTTCATCTGGCTGAACTATATGCCCATGGGCCTTCTTGCCATTGCCGATCATCTGGCGGTCAACGGCGTTGCGGTACAGGTCGTTCACCTCGGTGTGGAATGGGTCGAAAACAGAGCCTTTAACGTTTCGGAGCTGTTGCGGGCCGATGACGGGATTAATGCCGTGGGTCTCAGCCTGCACTGGCATCACCAGGCCTTTGATGTGATCGAGGTGGCTAGATGCCTTAAATTAACCCGCCCGGAGCTCTTTATCTTTCTCGGCGGGGATACGGCCTCCTATTTTCATGAGGAAATCATTCGGGAGTTTCCGATTGTGGACGCGGTGATTCGCGGACACGGCGAAGCGCCCGCCCTGGCATTGGTAAAAGCCCTGGCCGGGGAAAGGAATTTGGCCCGCGTGCCGAATCTTACCTGGCGGGATGGCGCGGCGGTTCGGCAAAATGAAATGACCTATGTCGCGGACACGGCCGCTATCAGCCGGCTCAGTTACACGAATTTTTCATTGTTGCGCCATTGGGAAAGCTATGTGCGGTACGTGGGACTTCCCTTTTTCTTTGCCAAAGGATTCAGCAAAGAGAAAAACCGGAAACTTTTTTCTTTGGGGCAATCCCTTTTTCCTGTGCCCATCGGACGCGGGTGCCCCTTTAATTGTACCTGGTGCGGCGGTTCCCAGGTGCCGCAGCAACGATGTGTCAGTCATCTGAAAGGCTTTCTTTACCGGGATATCGGAAGCGTCGTTCAAAGTGTTCGGGCGGCCATGGCCGCGGGCTACCGCATTATGCAGTCCGCTATGGATCCGGAGCCGCAAACGCAGTCCTATTTTATTTCCCTCTGGCGGGCCTTGCGCAAAGAGGGCTTGTTCCCCAGTTGGATGTTTGAATGCAACGGTCTGCCGACGGATGAATTTCTGGCTGAATTTAAACGAACCTTTCCGGATCGGGAGTCTCTTATCGCCCTGTCTCCGGAATGCGGAAATGAAGCGCTTCGCTTGCGGCATAAGGGGCCCGGCTTTACCACAAACGCGCTGTTAACCAAGCTGTCACAAATGAACGCCATGGGCATCGCCACTGAAGTCTTTTTTACCTATGGATTGCCCGGCGAGAATGAGCGGCTTTTAGCCGAAACCATCGCTCTTCAGCGACTGATTGCCAAAAGGTTTCGGTGTGTCCGCGCGATCAGAACCCTCTCGGTTGAAATGGAGCCGGGCGCCCCCTGGCAGATCGATCCCGAGCGATTCGGCATTGTGACGGATCGGCGCACTTTTAAGGATTTTTATGCCGCACATGCGGATGTGAACGCAGGCACCTTTACGAGTTTTGGATATTATATTCCGGATTATTTTGAAACGCCGCTGAATCCGGAACGCCCGTTTCAGGATTTTGCGGCACGCATGCAGGCCATCAAATGCCGGAAATTTTGTTTCATTCACCCGAACCCCAAAAAATGCGGGAAGTCCCCCTGGCAGGGCCGGTTGTTTTGCGGCGTCGCCTCCCGGCTGATGTCGCTTAAGCCGCGGAATTTTTCAAGGCCCTATTGA
- a CDS encoding methyltransferase domain-containing protein, protein MSIDPKPTDAGAVSNYRDYLPADEPTIAAWEKMMAPVISRSAELLAQRLHRRTGNLLDVGCGYGFFPAAMKNRGWTASGIEISATGRRYAQQHFGLTIYGKPLTDVHFAEHSFDVVTLFYVIEHLLNPVAVLQEVRRILKPGGIVLLRWPNTTPIIKLLGRAAHHFDLYHTPYHLHDFSPATMRRLLLKTGFIHIETRIGGVTHPERKALRIASVLTGLLGESVFRLSMGKYLLPGVSKTTLAERR, encoded by the coding sequence GTGTCCATTGACCCCAAACCGACGGATGCCGGCGCAGTGAGCAATTACAGGGATTATCTGCCGGCTGACGAGCCCACCATCGCGGCCTGGGAAAAGATGATGGCACCCGTTATTTCCAGATCCGCGGAACTTCTGGCGCAGCGCTTGCACCGGCGAACCGGGAACCTTCTGGATGTGGGGTGCGGGTACGGCTTTTTCCCGGCGGCCATGAAAAATAGAGGCTGGACGGCGTCCGGAATCGAGATCTCCGCCACCGGAAGACGGTATGCGCAACAACACTTCGGTCTGACCATTTACGGAAAGCCGTTAACGGATGTGCATTTTGCCGAACACAGTTTTGATGTGGTGACGCTCTTTTACGTTATCGAGCATCTGCTGAATCCGGTAGCCGTGCTTCAAGAAGTCCGGCGCATATTAAAGCCCGGTGGAATCGTTCTGCTGCGCTGGCCGAACACCACCCCGATTATCAAGCTTTTGGGGCGGGCGGCCCATCATTTCGATTTGTACCACACGCCTTATCATCTTCACGATTTTTCACCGGCAACCATGCGCCGATTGCTTCTGAAAACAGGCTTTATCCATATCGAAACCCGAATCGGCGGGGTTACACATCCCGAAAGAAAAGCGCTGCGGATTGCCTCCGTGCTGACCGGTCTGCTGGGCGAGAGCGTCTTTCGCCTGTCCATGGGAAAGTATTTGTTGCCGGGGGTCAGCAAGACCACCCTGGCCGAGAGAAGATAA
- a CDS encoding phosphopantetheine-binding protein: protein MNKDVLKRELKQLVVKTLRLEEVIPDEIDDTAPLFGEGLGLDSIDALELVVAIEKAYSVVIEDEEVGRKAFASIAALAEFVIEKKAA from the coding sequence TTGAACAAGGATGTCTTGAAACGAGAATTAAAGCAGTTGGTTGTTAAAACCCTTCGACTGGAAGAGGTTATCCCCGATGAAATAGACGATACGGCGCCCCTCTTTGGTGAGGGATTGGGGCTTGACTCCATCGATGCCCTGGAACTGGTGGTCGCCATTGAAAAGGCCTATAGCGTCGTTATCGAGGATGAGGAAGTCGGCCGCAAGGCATTTGCCTCCATTGCCGCCCTGGCTGAGTTTGTGATTGAAAAAAAGGCGGCCTGA
- a CDS encoding radical SAM protein, with protein MNWRGHNHSGKHILMIYPRRNGACTANDAVFPFPFLGLPQVAALIPPSYRVTIADERISPVTGREKADLVFISCLTHTAYRGYALADLFTKQGIPVVMGGIHVSVLPDEAAAYATAVVIGEAESLIHQILADFEKGELSASYRGERIADLDEIPIPDTARLTRRHRFYLSAIQTSRGCPQDCDFCAVPTISGRAIRVKSLATVDKELRALRQLRSRALFIVDDNFLIKKERCLAIMALIKKYGFRWMGFSNLSVSEDDAFLASLKDSGCMSLFIGFESLGANTGLTKNRRFSGREAMSRAISKIHAHGIGIQGSFIFGFDSDTKDVFKETVSFIQENGIELPNMCIYTPFPGTPLYDAMERDHRLLHKDWSQYDMNHAVFQPKHMTPRELQQGYAWALKYLSSPTSILSRLKQRGGPYLHFLIANFSLHFSQTRLARAMWNPAVHRDFKERLSCPR; from the coding sequence ATGAATTGGCGCGGGCATAACCATAGCGGCAAGCACATTTTAATGATTTATCCGCGGAGAAACGGCGCCTGCACCGCGAACGACGCTGTTTTTCCTTTTCCCTTTCTGGGACTTCCGCAAGTGGCGGCCCTGATTCCGCCGTCCTACCGGGTCACCATCGCCGATGAGCGAATATCCCCGGTAACGGGCCGGGAAAAAGCGGATCTGGTCTTTATTTCCTGCCTGACGCACACGGCCTATCGCGGCTATGCGCTGGCGGATTTATTTACAAAACAAGGCATTCCGGTCGTAATGGGCGGGATTCATGTGAGCGTGCTGCCCGATGAGGCCGCTGCGTACGCCACGGCGGTGGTCATCGGTGAAGCCGAATCCCTGATTCACCAAATCCTGGCCGATTTTGAAAAGGGCGAATTATCCGCCAGTTACCGCGGGGAGCGAATCGCCGACCTCGATGAAATTCCGATACCCGACACCGCGCGCTTGACCCGGCGTCACCGGTTTTACCTGTCCGCCATTCAAACGAGCAGGGGATGCCCGCAGGATTGCGATTTTTGCGCGGTGCCCACCATCTCGGGCCGCGCCATTCGGGTAAAATCCCTGGCCACGGTGGACAAAGAACTTCGGGCGCTCCGGCAACTCAGATCCCGCGCCCTGTTTATTGTCGATGACAATTTTTTGATCAAAAAAGAGCGCTGCCTGGCCATCATGGCCTTAATCAAAAAATACGGGTTTCGCTGGATGGGGTTTTCAAATCTGTCGGTAAGCGAAGATGACGCGTTTCTGGCCTCGCTCAAGGACAGCGGATGTATGTCGCTATTTATCGGCTTTGAATCCCTTGGGGCGAATACCGGACTAACCAAAAACCGCCGGTTTTCCGGGCGTGAGGCCATGAGCCGGGCGATTTCCAAAATTCACGCCCACGGCATCGGCATTCAGGGCTCCTTTATCTTCGGGTTTGACTCGGATACAAAGGATGTGTTTAAAGAAACGGTGTCCTTTATACAGGAGAACGGCATCGAGCTGCCCAATATGTGCATTTACACCCCCTTTCCGGGAACCCCGTTATATGATGCCATGGAAAGAGACCATCGCCTGCTTCACAAGGATTGGTCCCAATACGACATGAACCATGCCGTGTTTCAGCCGAAACACATGACGCCGCGGGAACTGCAGCAAGGGTATGCTTGGGCGCTGAAATATTTATCCTCGCCGACCTCGATTCTCTCGAGATTGAAGCAACGAGGCGGGCCGTACCTGCATTTTCTGATCGCCAATTTCTCCCTCCATTTTTCACAAACACGCCTGGCGCGCGCCATGTGGAACCCTGCGGTGCACCGGGACTTCAAAGAGAGGCTTTCATGCCCTCGATAG
- a CDS encoding radical SAM protein — translation MKSTVLRDAISNELLGLISNLSNKNLLRAMGVFEKLSSIDWHRQGVSAVRALIETDHPGINAVRRILKQANPKARSALLNNFILGSILLGYRRRLAFYNEHQVAPPGTLMISPTLRCNLKCYGCYADHHEHKHELTYEEVDAVVTDAAAAGTNFFLFLGGEPFIVPWLLDIVEKHSHNAFLIFTNGQLIDDQKVARLAQLGNAGIAIGVDGLQKETDERKGPGAFEKAMERMRALNKAGVLVGFSAMTSQKNFDVLHSEAFYDTMIENGAGYGWIPIAVPQGSACQDPNLVPTQAEKARIPELIRKIKQKKELLLVDFLTDAYLTEGCGAGRVMWHINANGDVEPCVLMPYAVDNIREKSFTEICKSDFLRHIRDISHRNCKNTQTCLMAYKPKEVLEVVSKFDARETSIGITKVLNELARA, via the coding sequence ATGAAATCCACCGTATTAAGAGATGCCATTTCCAATGAACTGCTCGGCCTGATCAGCAACCTGTCGAACAAAAACCTTCTTAGAGCCATGGGGGTTTTTGAAAAATTATCATCCATCGATTGGCATCGGCAGGGGGTATCCGCCGTTCGGGCGCTTATTGAAACCGATCATCCCGGCATCAATGCGGTTCGCCGAATCCTCAAACAGGCAAATCCCAAAGCTCGTTCCGCACTGCTCAACAATTTTATCCTCGGCTCTATTTTGCTGGGCTACAGAAGACGGCTGGCATTTTACAATGAGCACCAGGTGGCGCCCCCCGGCACGCTGATGATCAGCCCGACCCTTCGATGCAACCTCAAATGCTATGGCTGTTACGCCGATCATCATGAACACAAGCATGAGCTGACCTACGAGGAAGTGGATGCGGTGGTGACCGATGCCGCCGCCGCAGGAACCAATTTCTTTTTATTTCTCGGCGGAGAGCCGTTTATCGTCCCGTGGCTTCTGGATATCGTGGAAAAACATTCTCATAACGCCTTTTTGATATTCACCAACGGCCAGTTGATCGATGATCAAAAAGTGGCGCGTCTCGCGCAACTGGGGAATGCCGGTATCGCCATCGGCGTGGATGGTCTTCAAAAGGAAACCGATGAACGAAAAGGCCCCGGCGCTTTTGAGAAAGCCATGGAACGCATGCGGGCGCTGAACAAGGCAGGGGTTCTGGTCGGCTTCTCCGCCATGACCAGTCAGAAAAATTTCGATGTGCTTCATTCCGAAGCGTTTTACGACACCATGATCGAAAACGGCGCCGGATACGGCTGGATTCCGATCGCCGTACCCCAGGGAAGCGCCTGCCAGGATCCGAATCTAGTGCCGACCCAAGCGGAAAAAGCCCGGATTCCGGAACTCATTCGCAAAATCAAGCAAAAGAAAGAGTTGCTGCTCGTGGATTTTCTGACCGACGCCTACCTCACCGAGGGCTGCGGCGCCGGCCGGGTCATGTGGCATATCAATGCCAACGGCGATGTCGAACCCTGCGTCCTGATGCCCTATGCGGTCGATAACATTCGGGAGAAAAGTTTCACTGAAATCTGTAAATCCGACTTTCTGCGCCATATTCGCGATATCAGTCATCGAAACTGTAAAAACACGCAAACCTGTCTCATGGCCTATAAGCCCAAAGAGGTTCTTGAGGTCGTCTCAAAATTTGACGCCAGGGAAACCTCGATCGGTATTACGAAAGTCCTGAATGAATTGGCGCGGGCATAA
- a CDS encoding small multi-drug export protein: protein MPSIGLAGLILGAYLAAGRIGAVATCLISGVAPWNTLICVALIDFLQIPVYGLILETMKISERISHWVEARWEKVKGRVAHHAYLSRFARYKPLTVMLVSSLPLRGFGVLSACVLAHMLKQSRLSGTLCVLSGSVLSTTLLILLFYFPIRWFSAM, encoded by the coding sequence ATGCCCTCGATAGGACTGGCAGGTCTTATTCTCGGTGCATATCTCGCCGCCGGCCGCATCGGGGCGGTCGCGACCTGCCTGATCTCCGGCGTGGCGCCCTGGAACACCCTGATATGCGTTGCGCTGATTGATTTTCTTCAAATTCCGGTCTACGGATTGATTCTGGAAACCATGAAAATCTCCGAGCGTATTTCCCATTGGGTGGAAGCGCGGTGGGAAAAGGTGAAAGGCCGGGTGGCCCATCACGCCTATTTGAGCCGGTTCGCCCGATACAAGCCGCTGACCGTCATGCTCGTCTCCTCGCTGCCGCTGCGGGGGTTCGGGGTCTTATCCGCTTGCGTACTGGCGCACATGCTGAAACAAAGCCGGTTGAGCGGAACGCTGTGCGTGCTGTCGGGTTCGGTGCTCAGTACCACCCTTTTAATCCTGTTATTTTATTTTCCGATCAGGTGGTTCAGTGCGATGTAA
- a CDS encoding MMPL family transporter — MNLKSFIIRSIANTPGRVLLSFNVLLLAAVLVTGLLKFERDIFKLLPADNPTFQVLVHAMKRSTAQDRLFLLVTLRVEGKTLIDSAKRLTDALRKMTVDNVPAFEKITYQKAEAVGSEEFKTIYDRFLEDPKIFLTEEDQEKFSHLITSEEALERELQKSLAIIAMPGAADLARMAAMDPFNFRQFILEKLQRLHQGFVFAAGPNLLSADGRALLIIATPAKALMEPDAARRLLAQVERIRSAVPELEIGMTGGYAIAAQEEALVRGDIAGCLIGSMIGITVFLIIVYRNFFVLSFFMIPLVAGIQLAMGVMAVLCDAIHMLAMAFAAVIIGLGIDFAIHIYDRYISERQKGQTIEAALERTVFQTGGAVLVGGLTTLAVFLVITFGDTPILFQIGWLVVLGLFFCMLNMLWALPAWLVWIERYTVKWLHTPAHRLGMESLGRWVNGHAKTALLLTGVLFAAALPGLRYLAFEQDPMALKPQKLEAVTVQEAMLRAFGQGDESVLVAWKADDGNDYWEKCRILDRTVAALQATGAVSSWVSLGRLASASFSPPPNVNLQRMTALLKQYGFSPDSVHHLSAFLEKRFKSDHRLVPPRMENPLDAYPDIYHPFYFQAEDQLQGIAVAHVADPKAVTVLKDHLSTLSFDVIVVNPRSALGELVSAGRQRLFFSIGLAGVLIIGIIWIYFRKGSTVLLVLVPVFLGLLTTAGIMGWTGTHLNFFNFIVLPLLLGIGIDDGVHIVGRYRESRKVETTLATSGRSVLVTTITTIGGFGSLYLADYHILESMGLFAAVGVTVCFLFSALTLPALLKRMNPRL, encoded by the coding sequence ATGAACTTAAAATCCTTTATCATTCGAAGCATCGCGAACACCCCGGGCAGGGTGCTGCTATCCTTCAACGTGCTGTTGCTGGCTGCGGTATTGGTGACGGGCTTGCTGAAATTTGAAAGAGATATTTTTAAATTACTTCCCGCGGATAATCCCACCTTTCAGGTCCTGGTTCATGCGATGAAGCGCTCGACCGCGCAGGATCGGTTGTTCCTTCTGGTAACATTGCGTGTGGAAGGAAAGACGCTCATCGACTCTGCGAAACGGTTGACGGATGCGTTGCGGAAAATGACCGTGGATAATGTGCCGGCCTTTGAAAAAATTACCTATCAAAAAGCCGAAGCCGTCGGCTCGGAAGAATTTAAGACGATTTATGATCGCTTTCTCGAAGATCCCAAAATCTTTTTAACGGAAGAAGATCAGGAGAAATTTTCTCATCTCATCACCTCCGAAGAGGCCCTGGAAAGGGAGCTTCAAAAATCACTGGCCATCATCGCCATGCCGGGCGCGGCGGATTTGGCCCGCATGGCTGCGATGGACCCCTTTAATTTCAGGCAATTCATTCTGGAAAAGCTTCAACGCCTTCATCAGGGCTTTGTGTTTGCCGCCGGGCCCAACCTGCTCTCGGCGGACGGGCGTGCGCTGCTCATCATCGCCACGCCGGCCAAGGCTCTTATGGAGCCGGACGCGGCCCGCCGGCTTTTGGCGCAAGTCGAGCGCATTCGGTCGGCGGTCCCGGAATTGGAGATCGGCATGACCGGCGGGTACGCCATCGCCGCACAGGAAGAGGCCCTGGTTCGCGGCGATATTGCGGGGTGCCTGATCGGATCGATGATCGGCATCACCGTGTTCCTGATCATTGTTTACCGGAATTTTTTCGTATTGAGTTTTTTCATGATCCCCCTGGTGGCCGGTATTCAGCTTGCCATGGGCGTGATGGCGGTGTTGTGCGATGCCATCCATATGCTGGCCATGGCCTTTGCCGCTGTGATCATCGGGCTCGGCATCGATTTTGCCATTCATATCTATGATCGCTATATTTCCGAGCGGCAAAAGGGCCAAACGATTGAGGCCGCCCTTGAGCGGACGGTGTTTCAGACCGGGGGGGCTGTTCTCGTAGGCGGGCTGACAACGCTCGCCGTGTTTCTCGTGATCACCTTCGGGGATACGCCCATATTGTTTCAGATCGGCTGGCTGGTGGTGCTGGGCCTTTTTTTTTGTATGCTCAACATGCTCTGGGCGTTACCGGCGTGGCTTGTCTGGATCGAACGCTATACCGTCAAATGGTTACATACACCGGCGCATCGGCTGGGCATGGAGTCACTCGGCCGATGGGTGAACGGGCATGCCAAAACGGCCCTCCTGCTGACGGGGGTGCTCTTTGCCGCCGCGCTGCCAGGACTCCGCTATCTGGCGTTCGAGCAGGACCCCATGGCATTAAAGCCGCAAAAGCTTGAGGCCGTGACGGTCCAGGAAGCGATGCTGCGCGCCTTTGGTCAGGGCGATGAGAGCGTGCTGGTTGCCTGGAAGGCGGACGATGGCAATGATTATTGGGAAAAATGCCGTATTCTGGACCGGACCGTGGCGGCGCTTCAGGCAACGGGCGCGGTCAGCTCCTGGGTATCGCTGGGCCGCCTGGCCTCGGCGAGCTTTTCGCCACCACCGAATGTAAATCTTCAGCGCATGACGGCATTGCTGAAGCAATATGGGTTTTCACCCGATTCCGTTCACCACCTTTCGGCCTTTCTCGAAAAACGATTTAAAAGCGATCACCGATTGGTACCGCCTCGAATGGAAAACCCGCTGGACGCATACCCCGATATCTATCATCCCTTTTATTTTCAGGCGGAGGATCAACTTCAGGGTATCGCGGTGGCGCATGTGGCCGACCCAAAAGCGGTGACGGTATTAAAAGACCATCTGAGTACGCTTTCCTTTGATGTGATTGTCGTCAATCCGCGTTCGGCCCTGGGGGAATTGGTGAGCGCTGGCCGGCAACGTCTCTTTTTTTCCATCGGGCTTGCGGGTGTATTGATTATCGGCATTATCTGGATTTATTTTCGAAAGGGTTCCACGGTGCTGCTGGTGTTGGTGCCCGTATTCTTGGGCCTGTTGACCACCGCCGGCATCATGGGGTGGACCGGAACCCATTTAAATTTTTTTAATTTCATCGTGCTGCCGCTGCTGCTGGGGATCGGGATTGATGACGGGGTTCACATTGTCGGCCGGTACCGGGAAAGCAGAAAGGTGGAAACCACCCTTGCCACCAGCGGCCGGTCCGTGCTGGTCACCACCATTACCACCATCGGCGGCTTTGGTTCCCTGTACCTGGCCGATTATCACATTCTGGAAAGTATGGGGCTGTTCGCGGCCGTCGGCGTGACGGTTTGTTTTTTGTTTTCAGCCCTGACCCTTCCCGCGCTGCTGAAACGGATGAATCCCCGGCTCTAA
- a CDS encoding outer membrane lipoprotein carrier protein LolA, translating to MPNLCCRHVLKQVSRVAALVIIAFMIPVGSTPRAAAEETPTLLPDNARPGLFDRLKQVQATLKTFQAHFVELRSVTGLAAPIRYEGTLYFEKDRLFFMQYDSPVHHVLRVRGKEALMYIEGSPTADVMMLSNQGAVAENAAFLAWDPNRFTGTISQTADTYFFQDTTAGAALTFALHKQSLIMKHLKIDNHTGDITDIRFSSEKLNAPLPEKVLDFKLPEGVILNRMTQP from the coding sequence ATGCCTAACCTTTGTTGCCGCCACGTTTTAAAACAGGTCAGCCGGGTTGCCGCCCTGGTGATCATCGCCTTTATGATCCCGGTAGGATCGACACCCCGGGCCGCCGCGGAAGAGACGCCGACCTTGCTTCCCGACAATGCCCGGCCGGGCCTCTTTGATCGGTTGAAACAGGTTCAGGCCACCTTAAAAACGTTTCAGGCGCATTTTGTCGAACTGCGAAGCGTCACCGGACTGGCAGCACCGATTCGCTATGAGGGAACGCTTTATTTTGAGAAGGATCGCCTTTTTTTCATGCAATATGACAGCCCCGTCCATCATGTACTTCGCGTGCGGGGAAAAGAAGCGCTCATGTACATCGAAGGCAGTCCCACCGCCGATGTGATGATGCTTTCAAATCAGGGCGCGGTGGCGGAAAACGCCGCTTTTCTGGCATGGGATCCCAACCGCTTCACGGGCACGATCTCCCAGACCGCGGACACCTATTTTTTTCAAGATACGACCGCCGGCGCGGCGCTCACCTTTGCGCTGCACAAGCAATCGCTGATCATGAAACACTTGAAAATCGACAACCACACCGGCGATATCACCGACATCCGCTTTTCATCGGAAAAGCTCAACGCCCCCTTACCCGAAAAGGTACTCGACTTTAAACTGCCCGAAGGCGTTATCCTGAACAGAATGACGCAGCCATGA
- a CDS encoding class I SAM-dependent methyltransferase produces MRCNQRIPEGRALNSACEALFARAARWGGRPAAGRICQILKDTVKPGMKVLDIGTGPGAIPFHLKKRYSDASFTGLDISPGILQKAMRGQKGNSGPVAFLCGDGEALPFGPQTVDVILSFFALHHMDHPEHLLMEIDRVLKPGGILLMIDFRRDMAHGLYRFLNALWKTAFFFTAGRSGFEDSVQSAWLPDEMDSRLKHIGSNRFRLHANPMELWVMANIGESDA; encoded by the coding sequence GTGCGATGTAATCAAAGAATACCGGAGGGCCGGGCGCTAAATTCCGCCTGCGAAGCGCTTTTCGCCCGAGCGGCGCGGTGGGGCGGCCGACCGGCAGCCGGCCGAATATGCCAAATTCTGAAAGATACCGTCAAACCCGGCATGAAGGTGCTGGATATCGGAACAGGACCCGGCGCCATTCCGTTTCATCTGAAAAAAAGGTATTCGGACGCCTCTTTCACCGGTCTTGATATCTCACCGGGTATTCTGCAAAAAGCCATGCGAGGCCAAAAAGGGAACAGCGGCCCCGTGGCATTTCTGTGCGGAGACGGAGAAGCCCTGCCCTTCGGGCCGCAAACAGTCGATGTCATTCTCTCTTTTTTCGCGCTACATCATATGGACCATCCCGAGCATCTTTTGATGGAAATCGACCGGGTGCTTAAACCCGGCGGCATATTGCTGATGATCGATTTCAGGCGCGATATGGCGCACGGACTCTATCGATTCCTCAATGCGCTCTGGAAAACCGCTTTTTTCTTCACGGCCGGGCGATCCGGATTTGAAGACTCCGTGCAATCCGCGTGGCTGCCCGATGAAATGGATTCCCGGCTGAAACACATCGGAAGCAATCGCTTTCGCCTTCATGCCAACCCGATGGAATTATGGGTCATGGCCAATATCGGAGAATCGGATGCCTAA
- a CDS encoding DUF4410 domain-containing protein — MKKRLRNSMVVTVAVLFCYALLPVISNSFATSFKHYAANQFNADAYTAGMNKIGHNTLAWVNPTADFSRYDAVTIIENDDRYLPVQNTFSYTPFVTLFNVQFKQALTVKTGGQNSLRVETAVVECNPGNRAARFLVGLGAGKTACAAVCEVYAPGKADAIMRIYTRDTGSFGGDSVSMLNHILTQLAIRAGAAVKDQMGK; from the coding sequence ATGAAAAAAAGGCTGCGTAATTCAATGGTCGTTACGGTTGCCGTCTTATTTTGTTATGCATTATTGCCTGTCATTTCAAATTCTTTTGCCACAAGCTTTAAACATTACGCGGCAAATCAATTCAATGCCGATGCTTATACCGCCGGAATGAACAAAATCGGGCACAATACATTGGCCTGGGTGAATCCCACCGCCGATTTCTCCCGGTACGATGCCGTCACCATTATCGAAAACGACGATCGATATCTTCCCGTGCAGAATACGTTTTCATATACTCCGTTTGTTACGTTGTTCAATGTTCAATTTAAGCAAGCCCTTACTGTCAAAACCGGTGGGCAAAACAGCCTGCGCGTCGAGACGGCGGTGGTGGAATGCAATCCGGGCAATCGCGCCGCCCGGTTTCTCGTTGGGCTGGGGGCCGGGAAAACCGCCTGCGCAGCGGTATGTGAAGTCTATGCGCCGGGCAAAGCCGACGCCATCATGCGTATTTATACCCGGGATACCGGCAGCTTCGGCGGTGACAGCGTATCCATGTTAAACCACATTCTGACCCAATTGGCCATTCGCGCCGGCGCCGCGGTCAAAGACCAGATGGGCAAATAA